In the Arachis ipaensis cultivar K30076 chromosome B04, Araip1.1, whole genome shotgun sequence genome, AAGCTGCTAATTGCTGTTTGAAATTGCTGTTGCGTGCATTAATTATTCTGTTGTTTGATTTTCCGGGAACTTTCTTTTTACTGTCGAAATGCTACCCAATTTTTTTGAAACATTGTTTTACTTAACTTCCACTCATGAATTGACTTTTATGCTTTTGACATTGTGACTTAAATGGTTTACATGAAAGCCATTTCATGAGATGCTGGGCCAGCATTTCTATTCCAATTGGTTCCCCTCTTCATtgaattgcattattgatgattttatggATCCTTGTGCTTTCTTTACctgatttatcatcaataatctgcattccttgcttgaatgtgagttgctTGTTCTTCAATCTTGTGAACTTCTGTTAGCCAAAAACTACAATACCATGCCACTGCTTTTAACTTACCTTTTTAACTCTTGACTTCATTGACTCCCTAACTTCTTCCTCCGTTTTACACTAACTCTTTTCAACCCTTTTAAGGCATGTTGATTGTTATTTCTTGCTGAAACAAACATTCTGCATTTCATTTAATAagtttttggattgtgatttttgatTGAACTCTTTGATTCCTACCTTGCATCTGGCTACGTTAATTTTGAGTTTTTTTTCCTTATGTTTTAGAcgttttattttataaaataattttacaattattttaaatatttgttgttatttgattttatattttttttattaaattttaaatgtttctcataataatttaaatttatattcgataaaaaaattactaattaaCTGCCCCCTAATTAGTTATCCAGTGAAATTGGTTTCCAAACTAAGGCTACATTAATTTATTGTCTTCGGTTTGTGTCTATATAGTATtaactactataaatatactgtatagtaaatatattttctcttctttgtttttttcttcttctattaatTTGGCCATTATATATTATGGAAAGAAGTTCCAACAGTGACACAAGAAAGCACCTCCTCCAACGCCACCCTAAAACCATGAAAGGTGGCTGGCatgctgcaaggttcattatcaGTGAGTATTTCACCTCATTGATgtttaaaaattttgattttttttgtctttGTCAAAGGATTAAATGTTTAAGTTTGATTATTAGGTTTTGGATGTCATCATAGATCATTGAACCTTGAAATgtcataattattatatataataagataataatataaaatctCTTATGATCTAAGTTTTTGACAGTTAAACTATAATCACNNNNNNNNNNNNNNNNNNNNNNNNNNNNNNNNNNNCGCaatattacaatattttgtaacaaattaaaTGATTGTATTCTTTcaactttttttcttcttctttatatataataattatttttattttattttttattttttgtaggtGTTGAATTTGCACAACAATTTGTCTTTATAGGGTTGTCATCAAATTTGATCACATACTTAACAAGTGAGCTTCAAGAAACTCTAATTGAAGCAACAAAAAACATAAACACTTGGGTTTTTATTTTGTCCATCTTCCCTTTGCTTGGTGTTTTTATTGCTAATTCTTACATTGGTCGCTTCAAAACTGTCACTATATCCTCCATCATTTATCTcttgagttaatactcaaattcgtccctgaaagatacctcgaTCTCCATATTAGTCCCCGAAAAataaagttaatcaaaagagtccTTGAAAAATACACGACTGAATCAGGTTCGTCCTTCCGTCAATTCGCTTGATGACTTGGCTAACGTCTGCTGATGTGTGACGTTAACTGCCACGCTGGCCGAGAaggaaaacgacgccgttttgagtGGATGCCCAGATAGTCATGATTCGGCGTCGTTTTGTACGCAGAGTGGATTCAAAACAAGGCCAACTCCGAGCTCTCTTCTCACCAGAAGAAGATCTTCAAAGTTGATGACCACATCGGCGTTGCCATTGCCAGACTCACCGCCGACGGCCGCGTTCTCTCGCGCTACATGCGCAACGAATGCATCAACTATTCCTATACCTACCAGTCTCCTCTTCCCGTTGGACGACTCGTGGTTCAGCTCGCTGACAAGGCTCAGGTATCAAGGTTTAGGGTTTTCGATTTTTTGTTACTGTTTTGGTTCTTGGATCGTGCAATTGCTGTGCTAGGATTTATTTTGTGTTTTGAAATGTTTGGATCTGCATATGAAGTTTTGgtgtttttttattaatttgaattGTCAAATTTGACAGTCCTATAATTGTTGATTATGTTAATTGCGGTGGAATTGATTGGTTTTTAGGTTTGTGGTGTTATTTGTAACTGTGAGTAGTGATGAAGTGTGGAAGTTCTCTTTTATGATGAATTGAGGGTTTTGTAGTGTGGTTTAGTCATCTCGGTTATGGTGCTAAAATTGGCTATGATGAAAGGATGATTGTATATGGCATCAGCTATTATCATATATGTTCAAAGTCCGTTCTTTTAAGTATTTATTACCTTTTGCAGTGGTATTGAGTGTTAAAAACAAAAAGTTTCTTTAAACTGGTACTGATTGCTATAGTGTTAAATATGAGATGTTGTGGTTATGCTGCTTGTAGTTATGGGATGTGCATTTTGAAATGTTGTCAATCTTTTCTTATTCTGTTTGGAGGCTATTGAGCTGAGCTCTTAAATGTGAAATGACTAGTTAGCTGCATGCAAAAACTAACAATCTTCTTTGGTGTCTTTGATGCTAATGTAATGGGAAAGCTATTTAGCTATGATGGGGGAATCAGTTCACCTAGTGTGCCTTGTGGTGAGTTATAGTCATTAACTAGATGTGCTTCCTCTAATTTGGTTTGTGAGAGGCCATTGGTCCACAATCTGTCTGAAGTTTGAATAGCTCATTGAATCTATGCAACATATTAATGGAGTGAGAGGAAATCTTGAATGGGGCAACATCTATGTCATGCAACTCTATGTTTACCTGGCTTTACTTTGAAGATATGTGGTGGGGTGTTGAAGATATATGCATCTCTATGCATATTAAGGCATGTATAATGTCTATTTTGTAAATATCTACAAATTTGATGTATGAAAGAAAGAAGTATTTGCTGAATTTATTATAAGAGCTCCTTCTCTTGTGATGCAATTTTAATGGCAGGTTTGCACCCAGCGGTCATGGAAACGTCCTTATGGGGTTGGCCTCTTGGTCGGTGGAATGGATGAATCAGAAGCTCACCTCTATCATAACTGTCCAAGTGGAAACTATTTTGAATATCAGGCTTTTCGCTATCTCTGCTGAGACAATCAAGGGGACTAGTTCAGCCACTGCTAAGAAGCTTGCCAACTTTATGACCTTCGTTCCTACTCTAGGCTTCAAGCCCCCAAGAAAGACTGATAAATGACTTTGATTGGTGTTGAAATGTATTCTGGTTGAATTTGTTTTTGTGTGAGGATACTTTATGTTTTTTTGCACAGGGCAATTGAATTTCCATTATCAACATTTTGGTTATCTATGTAATTGAAAGTTGTACAATGCCCTTTTATTTTGTCTAGCATTCTTTGCTGTGGTTTGTATTCTCATGTAAAACCTTTTTATTTTGCTCCTTAAGACAATGTGACAACTAGCCTTCCATGGCAACTCAATGTTTAAGAGTACTTTGACTACTGATTTTGTTCATTCCTTAGTACATCTTCCTGTAATAGTGATTCGAATTGGTTTGGAACCTTTAAATTGGATTGTGTAGTCTTAATCTTAAATAACCAAATGCAACATCTATTCTCATTCAACAAATTACTCTCATTACAGCATGACATATCAACACATTTTGTTTTACTTGGAACTAGATAACAAACAACAAACCATTACATTAAGGACTACTACCACAAACAGGAAAACTATTAACATTTTCAATGATTTTACTTCAGCTTCCAAACTGCCCAGTCTCCATGCCACCTTCAACCTCCATTCATCATAGTCACTTTCAACCTGCAGCCCAGCCCTGTAATCTTTCTTTGTTCCACCTTCGCCCACCACTTCATACTCATCATCGTCAACCCACTTAAAGTAATTGCAGTGACTGCCCTTCTGCAAATTCAAGAATCAGAAAAGAAAAATCTGAATAAAACCCCAAAGCACAAAACAACATGGAAAACCTTTAACTTCTTACACAACACTCACCCGGTATCTTGGACATGCACGGAATAGTCTATCTGGGTTCTCTACTGTCCCAGATTTTCTCAACGTAGCCTTCAACCCGTAGAAACATGATTCCTCATGGGTTTTCCTCCTGGTTCGCATTTAAGCGCTGGAACCGTTACTGCCGTTCGAGAAGAACGACACACCAcctccatggcctccatttccTGCCTCCATCTTCACCCCAAACCAGCAATTTCAACACTAACCCAGGCATATGGCCCTTTTATTGCTGAAGGCAACGTATTTATCATcgaaattaggattaggtttcaaACAATTAGGGACTGATTTGAACTATTTTTCCAAACTTACCTTGTCAGCAATACGTTATGACACGTTGGCCTCCTCCACGTTGGAAGCTAACGACACACCTCAGCAGACGTTAGCCAGGTCACCGACGGAGTTGACGGAAGGACAAACGTGATTAACTCGGGTAACTTTCGGGGATtcttttgattaactttatctttcggggactaatatggagatcgaggtatctttcagggacgaatttgatATTTAACTCTTTATCTCTTGGTACATAATTTATAAATTTCAACTCCAACatatctaaatatttttaatattttttatttttatttaacttttattATATTTGATGGGTATTCATTACATGTTAATCATCCAAAAAGAAGTTATagaattttttttggtatttgttatcgtcatttttttattttataaattttttaatcaatgtAATTGGATATAATCATATTAAGTATAcattaaaatcagtcattaaaatcagctatcagtataaaatacatattgaaatacaAAACATACATTACAAATGAATTAaactatacatgtatttatatacaaatacactACTGACAGTTGATTTCATTATacacttaatatttttgaagttACGCTTATAAATTGgatataattttttgttata is a window encoding:
- the LOC110271582 gene encoding proteasome subunit alpha type-1-B-like, which encodes FGVVLYAEWIQNKANSELSSHQKKIFKVDDHIGVAIARLTADGRVLSRYMRNECINYSYTYQSPLPVGRLVVQLADKAQVCTQRSWKRPYGVGLLVGGMDESEAHLYHNCPSGNYFEYQAFRYLC